The nucleotide sequence ttaatgtactaaattttaaaaatcaattgatagattttgatttatgacaaacatttttttccttttgtaattttaaaatatcaaaatatcaaATACTTTTAATATAGATTTAATATATCCAGCATATTGAAATTTTAATACGATATCTGAAATCAAGCTGCACCATTACCTAATTTATCCTTAATGTGGTGAGAACTACCTAATTTATCCTCAACGTAAAATTGTCAGATTCGGGATGAAGCTCGGGTCAGATCGGATTAgatctttcaatttcaattcaagTCAATTCGGCGCACATTCGACTCAAGTATAATCAACCGACTAATAGACTAAATTGTAGCACAGCAATTATGAAAAGAGTGCATGTCGTCACATAAAGATGTGAGCTTTGTAATAATGGCAATTAGGGAAAGATGCACACCGATTCCAAAGGTGCGTCCTTTGAGAATCATACTCACCCTCTCACTCACTATTTAAGATAATGGTGATAAGGATAGGAGGTATGATGATTAATATATGAGCCATTGAGTATAACTTCCCTTATTGTTTTTACTACTTTCTCTCCTGTGCTTTCCCTCTCTACGATAAGAGTATAACGATAGGAGATACTTATTGTTTTCAACTATTATAAGtatcaataaaatatatatatttttatatctaaaatAATGATTAAAAcgttaaaatttaaactaaatgaaTTATTATAGTTTGATTAGTGTgaacaaataattatttaattattatttggattaAGGAATCAACATATTATTACTAAGTTGAGTaattattaaattcattaataaTTAATCgagtaattaataaatttattaattgatttgattattaattgaagatgaattaattaataagattGATTAATTAAGTCATAGATCAATTTACTGATTTACAAGTCTTTATTCAAACTCAGGATTTGTGATaataagattaaaaaaattagaggGTTAGAAAAGGAGAATAAATGATTTACTTATTATATagattatttatgaatattagaATTTCAGATGTATTTAGTTTTGCTTTATATCATGTACTTGTAGAATTCGAGATTGAGCCAACTCGCTAACTTGAAGATAGGATGATCTATGATAGAGGTAGATAGATCCTACTTGTCTTCATTAGAtttttgatcttagtgcatgattttACTATTTGCATTGATTGAGTAGTAGTTATAATTACATTGTTATATCCCGTCGACCATTATCTCCCATTCATAATTGAGAGAGTCATTAGCGATCGTTGTTATATCCTGTCGACCATTATCTCTCATTCGTGGTTAAGATAGTCATTAGTGACCATTGTTATATCCTATCAACTATTATCTCCTATTCGTGATTGAGAGAGTCATCAACGATCATGATATATATGACTATCCATGAGACATTCGTGGTAGCGAGTTTGCATATAAttcatagctagatagctatgtAAATACCCTGTCTGCCCCCGAGATTATAAATGGTAGCGAGTTCGCCTACAGACAGTGACTATTTACTTACACTGACTGCCTACAAGACTATTCATGGTAGAGCATTTCTCCTGTAGTCAGTGTTTGTTATATGCTGGTCATGTATTTGTTCATGTAGATTTGGATGTTCTCTAAGTACTCCCGATTTATTGGTTATACCTAGTTGAACTTCTATAGTAAGTATTTTAACTAAGGCTATttcctttgatctccttatatatagtatcatgtactatcttcttatacccactgagttattgtactcactaccccttgCTTTTCCTTTGACTTTCAAGTTAGCAAATAGAGGATGTGTTGTATCGCTCAAAGGTCCTGATTGTCGGTCCCACTCGAGTATGAATTTTTGTTGAGttgcttgttttattttttcccacTACTTATCATTCTTAGCTTATTGTGTTGGCTTTAAATTAGTTTGATATCGATTATTTCACACTAACGCATAATCTAATCTCATACACTAAGGTTAAAGATCTAGAGAGATCAAAGAAGAAGTTATTCACCTCAATGGTAGAATATCCTAACCATCTACAAGTCAAAGATCTATTTCAAGCTAGAatcttataaataaaaaatacaaagAATCTAAGGATTTATTAATCAATATTTAAACTCTATTGATTAATCTATTAATTTACCCTTTAACATAGTTAATTCTTAATTTTATCGATAATTTATTCTCATggataaatattaaataattaaattatgataaatattaaattatttggtTAAATAATTCAAATCTAGATCACCCATCTGGTAATTAAGGGGGTGTTTAGTTGATGGGTttgagaatgagggaatggaatgattgTAAAAGAtggtgtttggattgtgggtttgagaatgacaatttgggaatgatttctagatttatgagaattaaccaaacccatataactaggtgggtttcatttccattcccatTCCCATTACACCTTACTATCAAAATCATACCCAtaatcattcccatcatttaaccaaacgccccctaagtcaTCCAAATTAATTTATagattaacaatttaataaaTCAGTTAAgcttagttaattaatttatgaaatCCATTTATTTCAATTGATTATATAATCCAAACCATTCATGGAAATATTTTATTTGACTTAATTATGAATTAACCATCTATCCCGTAAATGATAAATCAttaattatcaaattaattaatcatttaattaaccaacaaatcaaaatttaattaatgaattactTAAATTCATTAATAACAAATTAATCCTAACTTATCTAGATTAATCTCCTAAATCAATACTTATACTTAATTGATTGATCTATTAAATGGACAATCACaactttaattaatcaatttcacTGATTACATCAAATCAATTAAGTAATTATAAGCGGATTCAAGAACGCTTATTATCAAGATAGGTCTTCATATGTACTTTTCTGATTTATCAAAATCGTTAATGAAAAACTTCTATAAGATCGGATGAATCATCTAGATTAATTAAGCCGAAGGCTtggaaactaaaaataaataagtaaTTGTCAATTTGATTACTAATGTAATTAATCTTAGTCAATCAACactataatcaattaatcatttaattaatgaaaatcAACGCTTAGTTTTTTACCTCACTAGTGATGCCTCCGTGAGGGAGGTTAGTTTCACGGTCAAGGAAGGGCGGCTGTAAGATCGTCGGTGGCTATGACAATGACAATGAAAACATGGTGTTGAGGGCATGAGGGCGAAAAGAAGGTGGCCACATGACAGGCCGGACTTTGGGTTTGCTTGAGGTGGTCGACGGAGAATTTCGGCAGCGGCCAGCAAAAGCAGAATGtgttggagtaatcccaatggtccatgcgactatgtgttttggtgtttgggcaaagagtttaagttaggttcacccttgttatttgatatgtatatgtgagtgtgcaggtatgcaggatacacatgtgactcaagttgatggcttcaggttcagtgaaggatggagcatccaagggaccgtggacaagacagcgaggacaaaaatcgagggaagcgacttcgaggcatacgcgaaggatgacattggagacgagccgcaggcttgaatacatccgagggacgagagccaaaggaagtaagcttgaagacAAGATGTCAAGGCTgtaaagaagcatcaagtgagtcataagggtgagggtacgagtgcacgagagattgtactcggagtaaaattctagttttaggggtttactgtagcagtactgtagcgctactgtagcagtcgactgcatgttttagcagtcgactggtgcagtcgaccgcgtagtcgactgggtgcgaataGAATGGTTctattcgttcggtcagtgtgaaTCAATCGActgtatgttttagcagtcgactgcaccagtcgactgctaattttagcagttgactggtatcgagttgttgggatgtaacggtcgaatttccacaaagggcagtcgactgcatgttttggcagtcgactagtaggcggggttttcaacccgcgacctatataaccaaagcttgggagcttggttatagttaacgaaattggacttggttaaaatctaattagtagtcttttgtgctcaagagatctttgtgtgccaagaggtcttggttggagttgtggtgaggtttctccacctacaaggagctacgtgagctagccggaggtcttccgaggagtaatccaccgacggatagggatcgtccacctcaaggacacgccgtggagtaggagctttatctccgaaccacgtaaacgatcgTGTttgcggtttgcatttcctttcttagttttatcctttagcttgtttatttttttgtattctgctgcgcaagctaacatcatAGGAGAAGCGATTGATTTGGGGGCGTcttctatccaacccccttcaagtcGACTACCGATTCCCTACAGAATGCGGCTGCTCAAACACAACAACCAGTGGTGGTGATAGGGGAGAAGATCGGAAGGAGGAGCATGACACCGACGTCGGTTGTACGTGAGTACCGGCTGACACCAGGTCAAATGTGCAGCAGAACGATGTCGCGAACGCATGGGGTGAGGGAAGAGACACTGAGTGGAtaaaagttaaatttagattcgGAATCTAAACTTAAGTTAATTGAATCAATTAACTTTCATTTTAAATAGGATAGAAACACATatttatcccaataaaatattcaaaaattcatataaaatctacttttttaaataatttcttttaattcatataaatctattttcttataattatccattatattatattatttttcctaaataatttaattatctcATATTCTAATAGTTTTAAATCTATCTTTATCATCTCAACCATTATACATTAGGAATATCGTGGTAGGAAAGAGTCTTATAAAGGACTAAGCTTTCAAATCTATCTATATTTTTTGGTACGTAACTAGTAGATAGTTTTATTGATATTGGATCAATGAAATAgggagaatttttttattatgAGAAAGTATTCTATCAGTGaaagtaaaatttatttatttttcactgTGAAATAAAATCTTATAGATGAGTATACTATCAACGAATCAAAATGAAAGATAGTCATTATTCACCCTCTCTAACACTCTCAATAATTGGAAAAATATGAAACTCAAATGGccttaataaatttcaaaacacCTCCTAGTATTTTTAGAAATAACATGTAATGTTAAATTAGTATCAATTAAAAGAGAGATAGAAAGCAAATTACATTCAATCAAACTATTACCCCTACTCAATTAAATTGTCTAATTAAATCATTGTataaatacaataaaataaatgCATATTTCCTTTCGTTGAAATTCTTTGATTTATGGccataaatataaatatgaatgcTCAACTTAGCACTTCATACGTATAATACATGCTTATTAGGATTTGTATAACTGGGTACAATTTTTCTCTATGAGAGTCAATTCCATATTTTCTAGATCATGTCCAACCAAAACATCTTGCTGCATAATATTTCCAAAGACCTGTAAACCCTCCATTGCCATTATAGCCATGCATTTCACACGCAGACTATACCACCTAAACAGATTTTCAGGTCTCACTCTGAAATTCCCCAACGCCCCGGCAAACGAGAACCACAACCCCGGCAGCTGCTCCTCTTGCTGTGTGGAGCCCACACTGAAGCACAATTTTAATTGGCCTCCTGTCTGCACTACAGGCAGGTTAATGTAAAACATCAATTCCTTCACCAACTGGTCTAGCACTTGAGTGTCCAGAATGGTCATGGCGGTGCCGGAGTCGAAGATGATGTTGCCGGCTGTCAACCTAGGCCCCCTACTAGAAAGGGAGATGTCGAACTCATCCGGGATCGAGATGGAGTTAAGTTGCACGGCGTAGTAGCTGTCTTGCGTCATGAGCTGCGTGACGCTCGCCTTTCCGGCGACTGTCGGTTTGCCGCGTCCCAAGAAGAGCCTGCTGCTAATTCCCCCATTTAAATTGTTCAAGCAGTAGGAGAAGTGCTTGCTGATGTACTTAGGGGCGAGCTGGTGGATCAGAGAAGGCGACCAGGGTCCCATTCCAATGTAGCTGCCGGGGTCAGCATTTCTAGTGTGCAAGGACCGGAAGTTGCAACCGAATTGTATATTTGGAATGGAGGTATCATTGAACGTATCTAAT is from Zingiber officinale cultivar Zhangliang chromosome 7B, Zo_v1.1, whole genome shotgun sequence and encodes:
- the LOC122004473 gene encoding probable aspartic protease At2g35615, whose product is MAATSTFFRLLLLISFVPALVPQGTVFDVELLHRDSPKSPLYNSSMTPFDLLQAAAVRSINRASYLDNRIAMKTSADMQIGALFDDWEFLMSFSMGTPNPQAVWGVLDTGSELNWVNCGGCQCFNRTSTVFNHSESLSYTELSCLSDECKSFRPGRCTNDQLCVYHYSYRDGSYIDGFFATDTFRFFSLDTFNDTSIPNIQFGCNFRSLHTRNADPGSYIGMGPWSPSLIHQLAPKYISKHFSYCLNNLNGGISSRLFLGRGKPTVAGKASVTQLMTQDSYYAVQLNSISIPDEFDISLSSRGPRLTAGNIIFDSGTAMTILDTQVLDQLVKELMFYINLPVVQTGGQLKLCFSVGSTQQEEQLPGLWFSFAGALGNFRVRPENLFRWYSLRVKCMAIMAMEGLQVFGNIMQQDVLVGHDLENMELTLIEKNCTQLYKS